From Chlorogloeopsis sp. ULAP01, a single genomic window includes:
- a CDS encoding amidohydrolase family protein, which yields MTIALERPKKKTRSAEIREQLGYPVIDTDVHTQEFEPVFLDYLAEVGGSKIVDSFREHLPGAGRYRWFQQTWEERRRYRTARPPFWGRPTKDTLNLATISLPKLLHERLQEAGTDFAILYPNLATLAPQIKNEEMRRAVCRAANLYHADIFRPYRDRLTPIATIPLNTPEEGIEELEYAVNILGLKAIQIPGYVTRVIPAFEKYSEEVQREATWIDTFALDSAYDYDPFWAKCVESKVVPTTHASGMGWTARRSISNYQYNHIGHFASAGEAFCKALFFGGVTRRFPTLKFAFLEGGSVWGASLYTDIIWHWETRNPEILQNNHPGNVNKEELRELFARYGGPEINDRFEQIGSGLGFHGKYFAPEDPGELNEFAAAGITKAEDVRDRFLNHFYFGTESDDTRVAYAFHQKANPFNDRVKAFLGSDSGHWDVPDITAVVSNAHSMVERGILSEEDLRYFLSIHPLELYTSLNRDFFKGTTIEKEAEEYLVSVGR from the coding sequence GTGACTATTGCACTAGAACGTCCTAAGAAGAAAACTCGTTCCGCAGAGATTCGAGAGCAACTAGGTTATCCCGTCATTGATACCGATGTGCATACTCAGGAATTTGAACCTGTATTTCTTGATTATTTAGCTGAGGTTGGTGGTTCCAAGATTGTAGATAGCTTTCGGGAACATCTACCCGGAGCTGGGCGTTATCGTTGGTTTCAGCAAACTTGGGAAGAACGCCGTCGCTACCGTACTGCCCGTCCTCCCTTTTGGGGGCGTCCTACCAAAGATACGCTAAATTTAGCAACTATTAGTTTACCCAAATTGCTGCACGAACGCTTGCAAGAAGCAGGAACAGATTTTGCGATCCTTTATCCTAATCTGGCAACTCTAGCACCACAAATTAAGAATGAAGAAATGCGACGGGCAGTTTGTCGAGCTGCCAACCTCTATCATGCAGACATCTTCCGTCCTTATCGCGATCGCCTCACTCCCATTGCCACCATTCCTCTCAACACACCAGAGGAAGGAATTGAGGAATTGGAATATGCAGTGAACATCCTGGGACTCAAAGCAATTCAAATTCCCGGCTATGTTACCCGTGTCATTCCTGCCTTCGAGAAATATTCAGAAGAAGTGCAAAGGGAAGCAACTTGGATTGATACCTTTGCCTTAGATAGTGCCTACGATTACGATCCTTTCTGGGCGAAGTGCGTAGAATCGAAAGTTGTCCCCACCACTCACGCTTCCGGTATGGGTTGGACTGCTCGGCGTTCGATTTCCAATTACCAATACAATCATATTGGTCACTTTGCTTCAGCAGGTGAAGCATTCTGCAAAGCACTGTTCTTTGGTGGTGTTACTCGTCGCTTTCCTACCTTGAAATTTGCTTTTCTAGAAGGTGGTTCTGTTTGGGGTGCCAGCCTCTACACAGATATCATTTGGCATTGGGAAACCCGTAACCCAGAGATATTACAGAACAATCATCCTGGGAATGTCAACAAAGAGGAATTACGCGAACTGTTCGCTCGTTATGGCGGGCCAGAAATTAACGATCGCTTTGAGCAAATTGGTAGCGGTTTAGGTTTCCACGGCAAATACTTTGCACCAGAAGATCCCGGCGAACTAAATGAATTTGCTGCGGCTGGAATCACAAAAGCCGAAGATGTGCGCGATCGCTTTTTAAATCACTTCTACTTTGGCACCGAATCAGATGATACCCGTGTTGCCTATGCCTTCCATCAAAAGGCTAACCCCTTTAACGATAGAGTGAAAGCATTCCTGGGTTCTGATTCCGGCCATTGGGATGTACCTGATATTACAGCTGTGGTATCTAATGCTCACAGCATGGTAGAACGGGGAATTCTCAGCGAAGAAGACTTGCGTTATTTCTTATCTATCCATCCTTTGGAGTTATATACCAGCCTCAATCGTGACTTCTTCAAGGGAACGACAATAGAAAAAGAGGCAGAAGAATATCT